One part of the Mytilus trossulus isolate FHL-02 chromosome 11, PNRI_Mtr1.1.1.hap1, whole genome shotgun sequence genome encodes these proteins:
- the LOC134691058 gene encoding uncharacterized protein LOC134691058 isoform X1 — translation MEGINDCCSFSRLGDCSGHIIHFLDCQKDVVAHLRYLKVCTTGSNVNEQDLILYRAGLFDVDAACRQLLLICQAHRDSLGTYWKTNSSKCAYPVHSSKCKGDRAIDFKTSKELFFLYQSLIPVGSGICKPCRTSHPHVISTRSQIYRTTSYGDDTESIELANLDIYHEFEDDKDDSCNNNTSTKNYEYATEKEEHFTLASCSQTSDCASYFFPTQSTATVSSHEEWEPEMSGLEKVNAVIKLVSDGSFSLLRSQLTIPWESASKRTQSYYLKKADDLVLGTLQLIAPNQSDTLFKSIVQKNKTVNLDCPDNYLPSMIAAYQEADSPYLKRQILSLFASKYSKEALFTAIPGLTKHKIEAARKYGKVKETELLDQDHNMTAKLPIEKVQHFVSFVSQPQYVQDVAFGERILKLSTGQKIHIPDVVRTVIGSRIISSYKAYCSESNFEPLGRSSLYNILKQCSASQRKSLSGLDNTTADGITSFDKLISLTDNMEDFTQNEVHDFKDIQRRLRASKRYLSCDYRWHVAKSSKVADHCMHYALSDSNVKDLQEKCDHTHDECCELCTDMSSVIDDLEQIVIDGTFPSEEMKTEYLHDFQSCKEKVFQWKQHVLRTVSQEQAKHLVLENLLPNEIFIVMDWAMKFLPWFDREKQTDFYGKKGINWHVSVVLSRGIDMKINTDCYVHLFDSIPQGWYAVASTIESLLNCIKSKDETKDTVYLRSDNASCYHCGPLMAAIPEISQRTGINIFRYDFSEAQSGKDICDRRTAPMKIHAKRFGNEGNNITTAEELKRALES, via the exons ATGGAGGGAATAAATGACTGCTGCAGTTTCAGCAGGTTAGGAGATTGTTCTGGCCATATCATCCATTTTCTTGATTGCCAGAAAGATGTTGTTGCCCAccttagatatttaaaagtgTGTACTACAGGTTCAAATGTAAATGAGCAGGATCTGATACTGTATCGCGCCGGATTGTTTGATGTTGATGCAGCCTGCAGGCAATTACTACTGATTTGCCAAGCCCATAGAGATTCTCTTGGGACTTACTGGAAAACAAACAGTTCGAAATGTGCCTATCCAGTCCATTCATCAAAGTGTAAAGGAGATAGAGCCATTGACTTTAAAACTTCAAAAGAACtatttttcttgtatcaatcctTGATACCTGTTGGAAGTG GAATATGTAAGCCATGTAGAACTTCTCACCCTCATGTGATTTCTACAAGGAGTCAAATATACAGGACAACATCATATGGTGATGATACAGAATCAATAGAACTTGCAAATTTAG atATTTACCATGAATTCGAAGATGATAAGGATGATTCTTGCAACAACAATACAAGTaccaaaaattatgaatatgCCACAGAAAAAGAGGAACATTTCACCCTTGCCAGCTGCAGTCAGACTTCTGATTGTGCAT cTTATTTCTTTCCAACTCAAAGTACTGCCACGGTGAGCAGCCATGAAGAATGGGAACCTGAAATGTCTGGCTTAGAGAAAGTCAATGCTGTTATCAAACTTGTTTCTGATGGCTCTTTTTCACTATTGAg ATCTCAGCTTACAATACCTTGGGAATCAGCGTCAAAAAGAACACAAAGTTATTACTTGAAAAAAGCTGATGACTTGGTATTAGGAACTTTACAGCTGATTGCCCCAAACCAGTCAGACACCTTATTTAAGAGCATTGTCCAAAAGAACAAGACAGTTAACCTTGATTGTCCTGATAATTATCTTCCGTCTATGATTGCTGCATACCAAGAAGCAGATTCTCCATATCTTAAACGTCAAATTTTATCACTATTTGCAAGTAAATATTctaaagaggctttatttaccGCAATACCTGGTTTGACAAAACACAAGATAGAAGCTGCGAGAAAATATGGAAAGGTCAAAGAAACAGAATTGCTAGATCAAGACCATAATATGACTGCCAAACTTCCCATCGAAAAAGTTCAGCATTTTGTAAGTTTTGTATCTCAGCCACAATATGTCCAAGATGTTGCATTTGGAGAAAGGATCCTTAAACTATCTActggacaaaaaatacatataccTGATGTTGTTAGAACAGTAATAGGCAGTCGAATAATTTCATCTTACAAAGCATATTGTTCAGAATCAAACTTTGAACCGTTGGGAAGATCAAGCCTGTACAACATTTTGAAGCAGTGTTCAGCAAGTCAGCGTAAAAGCCTTAGTGGTTTAGACAATACAACAGCAGATGGTATAACATCTTTTGACAAGCTAATCAGTTTGACAGACAATATGGAGGATTTCACTCAAAATGAAGTTCATGatttcaag GACATTCAACGAAGATTGCGAGCTTCAAAGCGGTATTTGTCTTGCGATTACAGATGGCATGTTGCAAAATCATCAAAAGTAGCTGATCATTGCATGCATTATGCTCTTAGTGATTCAAACGTAAAAGATTTACAAGAGAAATGTGATCATACACATGACGAATGTTGTGAACTGTGTACAGATATGAGCTCCGTAATTGATGACCTAGAGCAGATTGTTATAGATGGAACATTTCCATCAGAAGAAATGAAAACTGAATATCTGCATGACTTCCAAAGCTGCAAGGAAAAAGTGTTTCAGTGGAAGCAACATGTATTGAGAACAGTCAGTCAAGAACAGGCAAAACATTTGGTTCTTGAGAATCTTCttccaaatgaaatttttatagttATGGATTGGGCCATGAAATTTCTTCCATGGTTTGACCGTGAAAAGCAAACTGATTTTTATGGTAAAAAGGGAATTAACTGGCATGTAAGTGTTGTATTATCCAGAGGTATTGATATGAAAATCAATACTGACTGTTATGTACATTTGTTTGACAGTATCCCCCAAGGATGGTATGCTGTTGCTTCAACAATTGAGAGCTTATTAAACTGCATAAAAAGCAAAGATGAAACTAAAGATACAGTATATCTTCGTAGTGATAATGCCTCCTGTTATCACTGTGGACCACTGATGGCTGCTATTCCAGAAATTTCTCAAAGAACAGGGATAAACATTTTTCGGTACGATTTCAGTGAAGCTCAAAGCGGTAAGGATATTTGCGACAGAAGAACTGCTCCAATGAAGATACATGCAAAACGGTTTGGAAATGAAGGGAACAATATTACAACTGCAGAAGAGTTGAAAAGAGCCCTTGAAAGTTAA
- the LOC134691058 gene encoding uncharacterized protein LOC134691058 isoform X2, protein MEGINDCCSFSRLGDCSGHIIHFLDCQKDVVAHLRYLKVCTTGSNVNEQDLILYRAGLFDVDAACRQLLLICQAHRDSLGTYWKTNSSKCAYPVHSSKCKGDRAIDFKTSKELFFLYQSLIPVGSDIYHEFEDDKDDSCNNNTSTKNYEYATEKEEHFTLASCSQTSDCASYFFPTQSTATVSSHEEWEPEMSGLEKVNAVIKLVSDGSFSLLRSQLTIPWESASKRTQSYYLKKADDLVLGTLQLIAPNQSDTLFKSIVQKNKTVNLDCPDNYLPSMIAAYQEADSPYLKRQILSLFASKYSKEALFTAIPGLTKHKIEAARKYGKVKETELLDQDHNMTAKLPIEKVQHFVSFVSQPQYVQDVAFGERILKLSTGQKIHIPDVVRTVIGSRIISSYKAYCSESNFEPLGRSSLYNILKQCSASQRKSLSGLDNTTADGITSFDKLISLTDNMEDFTQNEVHDFKDIQRRLRASKRYLSCDYRWHVAKSSKVADHCMHYALSDSNVKDLQEKCDHTHDECCELCTDMSSVIDDLEQIVIDGTFPSEEMKTEYLHDFQSCKEKVFQWKQHVLRTVSQEQAKHLVLENLLPNEIFIVMDWAMKFLPWFDREKQTDFYGKKGINWHVSVVLSRGIDMKINTDCYVHLFDSIPQGWYAVASTIESLLNCIKSKDETKDTVYLRSDNASCYHCGPLMAAIPEISQRTGINIFRYDFSEAQSGKDICDRRTAPMKIHAKRFGNEGNNITTAEELKRALES, encoded by the exons ATGGAGGGAATAAATGACTGCTGCAGTTTCAGCAGGTTAGGAGATTGTTCTGGCCATATCATCCATTTTCTTGATTGCCAGAAAGATGTTGTTGCCCAccttagatatttaaaagtgTGTACTACAGGTTCAAATGTAAATGAGCAGGATCTGATACTGTATCGCGCCGGATTGTTTGATGTTGATGCAGCCTGCAGGCAATTACTACTGATTTGCCAAGCCCATAGAGATTCTCTTGGGACTTACTGGAAAACAAACAGTTCGAAATGTGCCTATCCAGTCCATTCATCAAAGTGTAAAGGAGATAGAGCCATTGACTTTAAAACTTCAAAAGAACtatttttcttgtatcaatcctTGATACCTGTTGGAAGTG atATTTACCATGAATTCGAAGATGATAAGGATGATTCTTGCAACAACAATACAAGTaccaaaaattatgaatatgCCACAGAAAAAGAGGAACATTTCACCCTTGCCAGCTGCAGTCAGACTTCTGATTGTGCAT cTTATTTCTTTCCAACTCAAAGTACTGCCACGGTGAGCAGCCATGAAGAATGGGAACCTGAAATGTCTGGCTTAGAGAAAGTCAATGCTGTTATCAAACTTGTTTCTGATGGCTCTTTTTCACTATTGAg ATCTCAGCTTACAATACCTTGGGAATCAGCGTCAAAAAGAACACAAAGTTATTACTTGAAAAAAGCTGATGACTTGGTATTAGGAACTTTACAGCTGATTGCCCCAAACCAGTCAGACACCTTATTTAAGAGCATTGTCCAAAAGAACAAGACAGTTAACCTTGATTGTCCTGATAATTATCTTCCGTCTATGATTGCTGCATACCAAGAAGCAGATTCTCCATATCTTAAACGTCAAATTTTATCACTATTTGCAAGTAAATATTctaaagaggctttatttaccGCAATACCTGGTTTGACAAAACACAAGATAGAAGCTGCGAGAAAATATGGAAAGGTCAAAGAAACAGAATTGCTAGATCAAGACCATAATATGACTGCCAAACTTCCCATCGAAAAAGTTCAGCATTTTGTAAGTTTTGTATCTCAGCCACAATATGTCCAAGATGTTGCATTTGGAGAAAGGATCCTTAAACTATCTActggacaaaaaatacatataccTGATGTTGTTAGAACAGTAATAGGCAGTCGAATAATTTCATCTTACAAAGCATATTGTTCAGAATCAAACTTTGAACCGTTGGGAAGATCAAGCCTGTACAACATTTTGAAGCAGTGTTCAGCAAGTCAGCGTAAAAGCCTTAGTGGTTTAGACAATACAACAGCAGATGGTATAACATCTTTTGACAAGCTAATCAGTTTGACAGACAATATGGAGGATTTCACTCAAAATGAAGTTCATGatttcaag GACATTCAACGAAGATTGCGAGCTTCAAAGCGGTATTTGTCTTGCGATTACAGATGGCATGTTGCAAAATCATCAAAAGTAGCTGATCATTGCATGCATTATGCTCTTAGTGATTCAAACGTAAAAGATTTACAAGAGAAATGTGATCATACACATGACGAATGTTGTGAACTGTGTACAGATATGAGCTCCGTAATTGATGACCTAGAGCAGATTGTTATAGATGGAACATTTCCATCAGAAGAAATGAAAACTGAATATCTGCATGACTTCCAAAGCTGCAAGGAAAAAGTGTTTCAGTGGAAGCAACATGTATTGAGAACAGTCAGTCAAGAACAGGCAAAACATTTGGTTCTTGAGAATCTTCttccaaatgaaatttttatagttATGGATTGGGCCATGAAATTTCTTCCATGGTTTGACCGTGAAAAGCAAACTGATTTTTATGGTAAAAAGGGAATTAACTGGCATGTAAGTGTTGTATTATCCAGAGGTATTGATATGAAAATCAATACTGACTGTTATGTACATTTGTTTGACAGTATCCCCCAAGGATGGTATGCTGTTGCTTCAACAATTGAGAGCTTATTAAACTGCATAAAAAGCAAAGATGAAACTAAAGATACAGTATATCTTCGTAGTGATAATGCCTCCTGTTATCACTGTGGACCACTGATGGCTGCTATTCCAGAAATTTCTCAAAGAACAGGGATAAACATTTTTCGGTACGATTTCAGTGAAGCTCAAAGCGGTAAGGATATTTGCGACAGAAGAACTGCTCCAATGAAGATACATGCAAAACGGTTTGGAAATGAAGGGAACAATATTACAACTGCAGAAGAGTTGAAAAGAGCCCTTGAAAGTTAA